From the Debaryomyces hansenii CBS767 chromosome F complete sequence genome, the window GGACGAGCTATACGAGGAGTTTCGAAAGCACGCCAAAGATATGTTCAGCTGCACGGATTTAGGATATAGTGTTTTCTACGGAACAGACGAACTCAACAAGCTTTCTTATCAGCAGCGACGCACGTACGAGGAAGCCGTCGGCGATAAATGGAAGAATCAAAAGTATATGAGAAGCATGTTTGACCAGTTTACCAGGCTCAACTTGAATATCTTTGTATGCATCTTGATCACCTGTGGCAGTCCATTTCGGGTGACGGAGTTGCTCACGTTGACGTTTGCCAACCCGACAGATTTGGTGCGCACGATGTATTATTCCAACGAGCATATTCAGATTAACCTTCTCTATAATAAGAATACGCATAGCAGCATGCGATATTCGAACCATACCAAGATGTTGCCCATTGAGGTTTCCAAAATAGTCATCCATTACGTgtcaattatcaaatatttggagGTTGCAATCGTGGAAGAGCACGGGTGGGCCAAGTCCAAAAGCGATATGAGCGTGGCAGACGATTGGGAAGACGACGAAGAGTTTGACGAGCTGGACGGAAATGATCTGGAAGATGGGGCTAGCTTGTTAGCGTCCAAGGCGCTTTCCAAGAGAGATGAAATAAAGACGCTCTTGTTCATGTATAAGCTCGGCCCGAGAAATGGGGGCCAGGTGTTCAAGTATTTGGAGCTGGTGAGTGAAAAGTATATCAGGGAGAAGTATACGCCCAGGATTTTACGGCAGGCATTAGTCTATTTTACGCGGACGCTCTTGGAAGAAGCAAAGTATCAAGGAGTGGGGATTCTCAATCGAATTGATTCCATTGCAGGTCATAGGTCAGAGACCGCCGATTTGCAGTACGGAGTTACGCATAGCAATATGTATGCAAACCTATATGATGGATAAAATACAATGTCGTAAAATGCGAATGTAAATCAACACTTTTATTGACACACAACTCTAACTTGTATGATGTGTCGCACGCGACGTCTCGCAGGTTACGCTATGTAGGATCGTCATGCCATTTAGTCAATTAACTATGTAGACTCGATAAGTACCGCCAGGTATATCAAACCATTGTACTAGCCCTGGAACACGCGGTGTCCACGTCCATAGGGCATTACGAAACGATTGCCAATTATAATCCATCAGTTAACGCTACCGATGTGCTCCGGTACCGCCATTTGGATCATGCTTACACAAGCTCATTTATTTGTTACACACGCAGAAAAATTTTTACATTTTCACATTTGCTTATGTAATATTGTTATATGCAATGGATGAAATGTTACGTTAGTTCGTaagatattcaattcgttTTGgtaattgaattgaatgtACAGACATGTACTTGCAACTACAACTGTTCGGGATTGAAATTTGACTTTATAGAGTTATCAGTAGCAACAGAGACTAaactataatataaaatttgattAGTAGCTTGTTCAAAATCGCGCATAAGCGAAAGTAAACTtacttcaaaatatattaagcAATTCATCCGAATAGATGTAATAAGTTCAATGTGGGATTTGCCTTTCCTGATGCGCTCTTATAAGCCTGGTGCCACATCGCCAAATGTCTATGCCTGCATGAGATCAAACGATTTTGATTTACATTAAAATTTTAAGCTActagaaataaataaaaataatgcGCACTCATAAACGGCTAAACGGCTACAGCCAAATTTCTTGGTACTAATCTTGCAtcataatattgaatatacGAGCAAAAATTAAACCAATATAAGCGAGCTTCAATACGGACACCATGCGGTCTCTAAGCATATCAATGAATGATTAAATTcgaagaaatataatttgaataattgttGTAATTGGAATACCTCTTTAAAGTTATGCTCTTTGGATTATCCTATACAATTAGAAACAGAGAATTTTATGAATTGTAAATCTAAAGTTCGGTGAATATAGGATTATAAGATTCACATAACACGGTTTCTAATTTTTGcataaacaataataagTTGTGGGATCGACCATTCTTCTTGGCATCACTTCATCATTACCTGTGTATAACGTGCTAAGATACATCAAGTTACGTAATCGTAGGTCAATATGCGAGATTACATAGCGTAAAATAATCTGTGCGGACAAGTCTTTGTTGAGCGAGAAAAAATAGACGCTaaataagaagaaaaaagCGACTATAAAAGGACTTATTATCTCTGCAATTGATGCTTTCAATCTGTTTGCTGCATACTACTGGCAAGGATTATAGTTTTTGTTCTCATACTTTAACAGAATGACTACATACTACAATTTCACATTTGATCGTTTCTCAACAAATGGCTCATACTTTACTCTAGAGGGGGCTAAGTGTAATGGTGTTGATGCTGTGAATATCAGTAACCCATATGATGAGCTagttaattcattattcagCTGTTATGGTCCTAGGTACAGGGAACAGATTGAAGAAGCAAATAACTCAACGAAAAGTTCCCTGGCTACAACACCTCCTACACCTGCgtataaattaattatattcatGGCATTATTAATGATCGCACAATGCGCATCTGCTATGAACATCACTAGTGCTATTAACCTAGACACATTAAGAAAGAGAGACTTACTAAATCACGAGCAAggtattgataatataatcaGTTCTTTACCAGTAGGTACTGTTTATACTTATGATGATTTTACAGTCTATGGAGAAGTAACTGATAGAAATGGCACCGACAGCAATATCCAGAAGAGATGTGTAGTTGTGGGAGCCATCTGTTTGCCTCGGTGTCAAACGTCACGCGTGACTGAAAAACGTATGTACAGACGGGGTAACTGGTACGGAGGTTGGGATAGAGTCAGTAACTGTCTAGAATCAGGGCTTGGTCGTGGGGGGCTGATAGCTTTGCTGTACAGTTTCTCAAAGACTGAAACCCATGAGGCTGGGTTTGACATTAATTTCGGGGTGGACTGGATCAATGCTCATATGGGATACTCGGTGTCCAGAACATACTCGAAGAGTACAACTTACACCTGTGATTCTGATCCCGGTGACTGGGCATTATCTTTATGGTATCTGCAGCATTACATATGGATGGAAACGCAAGAACGTGTACGTACTGTTTATTCAGCTGACTGTCATGCAGGATCAGTATCTTATACTGGCTGGGGAACAACTAGGCACGCCGACATACCGATTTCTAAGCAAGATGGTGATATGGATGAAGGGAAATTTGGTTGCAGCGTAAATGAGGCTGCTGAGTGCTAAGCTCGTTTCCATATTGTGAAGAATAAGATGAAATAAAACTATACCATGCAACTGCGTGCAAACCGTTCAACCCCATACTAATAGTGTAAACTGTTTTTGCTTACTTTTCAGAGTACCATGACGTCATGGtacaatta encodes:
- a CDS encoding DEHA2F27456p (no similarity), coding for MTTYYNFTFDRFSTNGSYFTLEGAKCNGVDAVNISNPYDELVNSLFSCYGPRYREQIEEANNSTKSSSATTPPTPAYKLIIFMALLMIAQCASAMNITSAINLDTLRKRDLLNHEQGIDNIISSLPVGTVYTYDDFTVYGEVTDRNGTDSNIQKRCVVVGAICLPRCQTSRVTEKRMYRRGNWYGGWDRVSNCLESGLGRGGSIALSYSFSKTETHEAGFDINFGVDWINAHMGYSVSRTYSKSTTYTCDSDPGDWALSLWYSQHYIWMETQERVRTVYSADCHAGSVSYTGWGTTRHADIPISKQDGDMDEGKFGCSVNEAAEC